The proteins below are encoded in one region of Syntrophotalea carbinolica DSM 2380:
- a CDS encoding dihydroorotate dehydrogenase electron transfer subunit, with translation MQNFNTTILSNQELSPGYYRMRILAPGFVAAAKPGQFVMVRVSGGLEPLLRRPFGIFRTGFLPADCDGLPDKEYVEILYKVVGSGTSILKGLHQGDGVELLGPLGNGFELRPAAEQILVGGGIGLVPLYMLARELVKNGNVRLLMGGRCRDDILAVTEFERLGVATYVSTDDGSLGEEGLVTDVLQRKLARYPEAAVYACGPMPMLRAVHELCAAGKVPLQVSLEAFMACGVGACLGCVVKGAGHSETDPHYLCTCKEGPVFMADQLEWDLLEDRQDGCGCGEDEA, from the coding sequence ATGCAAAACTTCAATACAACCATCCTTTCCAACCAGGAGCTTTCGCCTGGTTACTATCGCATGCGCATTCTGGCACCCGGTTTTGTCGCGGCCGCCAAGCCCGGTCAGTTTGTTATGGTTCGGGTCAGTGGCGGACTTGAACCGTTGCTGCGGCGGCCTTTCGGTATCTTCCGTACCGGATTCTTACCGGCCGACTGTGATGGCTTGCCGGATAAGGAGTATGTGGAAATTCTTTACAAGGTGGTTGGCAGCGGTACTTCCATTCTTAAAGGCCTGCATCAGGGTGACGGGGTCGAATTGCTGGGTCCGCTTGGCAACGGCTTCGAATTACGACCTGCGGCCGAACAGATCCTGGTCGGCGGCGGCATAGGTCTGGTGCCCTTGTATATGCTGGCGCGCGAATTGGTGAAAAACGGCAATGTGCGTTTGCTCATGGGCGGACGCTGCCGCGATGATATCCTGGCCGTGACGGAATTTGAACGGCTGGGGGTGGCCACCTATGTTTCCACCGACGACGGTTCGCTTGGCGAAGAGGGGTTGGTGACCGATGTGTTGCAGCGCAAACTTGCCAGGTATCCCGAGGCGGCGGTGTACGCCTGCGGTCCCATGCCGATGCTTCGCGCCGTCCATGAATTATGTGCTGCCGGCAAAGTGCCGTTGCAGGTTTCGCTCGAGGCATTCATGGCCTGCGGAGTAGGGGCGTGCCTCGGTTGCGTAGTCAAAGGGGCCGGACATAGTGAAACCGATCCTCATTATTTATGTACCTGCAAGGAAGGTCCGGTATTCATGGCCGATCAGCTGGAGTGGGATTTGCTCGAAGATCGCCAGGACGGTTGCGGCTGTGGGGAGGATGAGGCATGA
- a CDS encoding dihydroorotate dehydrogenase codes for MSEGKMNMDKKPNLAVDIAGLHLKNPVMPASGTFGYGQEYAPFFDLDQLGGIVTKGLSLNPKAGNPTPRIAETTSGMLNAIGLQNVGIEAFIRDKLPFLRQYRTPVIANFFGNSLEEYGEVARRLSDLSEVAAVELNISCPNVKKGGIVFGTDPQAAAEVVTLVRRHLSKPLIVKLTPNVTDITVMARAVEEAGADAICCINTLTGMAVDVHRRQLRIANGTGGLSGPAIRPVAVRMVYQVVQAVNVPVIGVGGITCAEDALEFLIVGARAVQVGTANFVDPQAMPKIVTGLEQYCRDQHEDDINNIIGSLKLS; via the coding sequence ATGAGCGAAGGCAAAATGAACATGGATAAGAAACCGAATCTGGCCGTGGATATTGCCGGCCTGCATCTTAAAAATCCCGTTATGCCCGCTTCCGGGACCTTCGGTTACGGTCAGGAGTACGCCCCCTTTTTCGATCTTGATCAGCTCGGTGGCATCGTCACCAAGGGATTGTCCCTGAACCCCAAGGCCGGCAACCCGACCCCACGTATCGCCGAAACCACCAGCGGCATGCTCAATGCCATAGGTCTGCAGAATGTCGGGATTGAGGCTTTCATTCGCGACAAACTCCCTTTTCTGCGTCAATACCGTACTCCGGTCATCGCCAACTTCTTCGGTAACTCCCTGGAGGAATACGGCGAAGTGGCTCGCCGGTTGTCCGATCTGTCCGAAGTGGCGGCCGTTGAACTCAATATTTCCTGCCCCAATGTTAAAAAGGGCGGTATCGTGTTCGGTACCGATCCGCAGGCTGCCGCTGAGGTCGTGACGTTGGTGCGGCGACATTTGAGCAAGCCGCTGATTGTCAAGCTGACCCCCAACGTGACCGACATCACGGTTATGGCCCGTGCCGTCGAAGAGGCCGGTGCCGATGCCATCTGCTGTATCAATACCCTGACCGGCATGGCTGTCGATGTTCATCGTCGCCAGCTGCGAATTGCCAATGGGACCGGCGGCCTCTCGGGGCCGGCTATTCGTCCGGTGGCGGTGCGCATGGTTTATCAGGTGGTGCAGGCAGTAAATGTGCCGGTTATCGGAGTCGGCGGCATTACCTGTGCTGAAGATGCTCTGGAATTTCTTATCGTCGGGGCCAGGGCGGTGCAGGTGGGGACAGCCAATTTTGTCGATCCCCAGGCGATGCCGAAAATCGTTACGGGTCTCGAGCAATACTGCCGCGACCAGCATGAGGACGACATCAATAACATCATCGGGTCACTGAAACTGTCCTGA
- a CDS encoding CBS domain-containing protein, whose protein sequence is MDVITTHINADFDCLGGMIAAKKLYPDAAMVFAGAQERSLREFFMQSACYAYEFKRIKDIDLEDITRLILVDVCQAERIGPFGEVAKRPGVEVHIYDHHPNKPHALRGTVEEVRSVGSTVTVLTHIFMERGIHPNADEATMMLLGLYEDTSKLLSHATSSADYQAAAYLVEHGGNLNTVSDFLVQELTSDQVALLHELLQSLTAINVNSIDVHVAHASVDDFVGDLAVLAHKIKDMHALNALFVAVRMGDRIFMVGRSRLPEVSAGEILEEFGGGGHAFASSATVKDLTLVQVLDKLPVVLRRHVNPHWEARHIMFSPVKSVQKADTIAQVREILTRYNINAMPVLDGDRVVGIITRQVVEKAAHHLLEDIPVSEYMSSDFSSVTPDTALQTLQELIVGRHQRFVPVVEDDGQLVGALTRTDLLHHLVSGAVARRRQGIGDPGNGLTLKKRTVAHLLRNQLRDSLQKTLSTIGAVGDALGRSVFVVGGFVRDLLLRQENFDVDIVVEGDGIAFAEEYARRYDCRVRAHKKFATAVLIFADGFKVDVASARTEYYLEPGALPTVENASIKLDLYRRDFTINTLAIALNGPHFGELLDYFGGQNDLRGKAIRVLHNLSFVEDPTRMFRAIRFEQRLGFQMGRHTVHLLKSAVRMGFLDKISGPRVFNELVLIFRESDPLPAMRRLDELGLLAFIHPTLSVRHLSDGTFAAAKQAVDWYELLYTGERCQRWKVFFLCLLSDLDHGEVQQIVQRLAMPPQCEEFFGSERDAATRILNQIEWRSMQSYRWRDSDIHALLKDLPVEALLYGMAITEHEEARRTISHFITHLRHVKCLLRGHDLQSLGLAPGPIYREIFDALLDVRLDGQVVTREDELQFVTNRYVEKIEEKPSR, encoded by the coding sequence ATGGATGTTATAACCACGCACATCAATGCCGATTTCGATTGTTTGGGGGGCATGATTGCCGCTAAAAAGCTCTATCCCGATGCGGCCATGGTCTTTGCCGGCGCTCAGGAACGGAGCCTGCGCGAGTTTTTCATGCAGAGTGCCTGTTATGCCTATGAATTCAAACGCATCAAGGATATCGATCTCGAGGATATCACACGTCTGATCCTGGTCGATGTCTGTCAGGCGGAGCGCATCGGCCCCTTCGGCGAGGTGGCAAAACGCCCCGGTGTCGAAGTGCACATCTACGACCATCACCCCAACAAACCCCACGCCTTGCGCGGAACGGTGGAGGAAGTGCGGTCCGTCGGTTCTACCGTGACGGTGCTTACCCATATCTTCATGGAACGCGGCATCCATCCGAATGCGGACGAAGCGACCATGATGCTGTTGGGGTTGTATGAAGACACCAGCAAACTGCTCTCCCATGCGACATCCTCCGCCGATTACCAGGCGGCCGCATATCTGGTGGAACACGGCGGCAATCTGAACACCGTATCCGATTTCCTCGTTCAGGAACTAACTTCCGACCAGGTGGCCCTGCTGCATGAACTGCTGCAATCTTTGACGGCCATCAATGTCAACAGCATCGATGTCCACGTGGCCCATGCGTCTGTCGACGATTTTGTCGGAGATCTGGCGGTATTGGCGCACAAAATCAAGGACATGCATGCCTTGAACGCCCTGTTTGTAGCCGTGCGCATGGGGGACCGTATCTTTATGGTGGGGCGCTCCCGTCTGCCCGAGGTATCGGCCGGTGAGATTCTCGAGGAGTTCGGCGGCGGCGGTCATGCGTTTGCCTCCTCGGCTACCGTTAAGGACTTGACCCTGGTTCAGGTATTGGACAAGCTGCCCGTGGTCCTCAGGCGGCATGTCAATCCCCACTGGGAAGCGCGCCATATCATGTTTTCGCCGGTCAAATCGGTGCAGAAAGCGGACACCATAGCGCAGGTACGCGAGATTCTGACCCGCTACAATATCAATGCCATGCCGGTGCTCGACGGTGACAGGGTGGTTGGTATCATTACCCGTCAGGTTGTCGAAAAGGCCGCTCATCATCTGTTGGAAGATATTCCTGTCAGCGAGTATATGAGCTCCGACTTTTCCTCGGTAACGCCCGATACGGCGCTGCAGACGTTGCAGGAGTTGATTGTCGGACGGCACCAACGCTTTGTCCCGGTGGTGGAGGATGACGGACAGCTGGTTGGCGCCCTGACCAGAACCGATCTGTTGCACCATCTCGTTTCCGGTGCCGTGGCGCGCCGCAGACAAGGTATTGGCGATCCGGGCAACGGGTTGACACTCAAAAAACGTACTGTCGCTCATCTGCTGCGTAATCAATTGCGCGATTCCCTGCAAAAAACGCTGTCCACTATCGGGGCGGTGGGCGATGCTCTGGGCCGCAGCGTGTTCGTGGTCGGTGGGTTTGTGCGAGACCTGTTGCTGCGCCAGGAGAATTTTGACGTGGATATCGTGGTGGAAGGCGATGGTATCGCTTTCGCCGAAGAATATGCCAGACGTTACGATTGCCGGGTCCGGGCGCATAAGAAATTTGCAACCGCCGTGCTGATCTTTGCCGATGGTTTCAAGGTCGATGTGGCCTCGGCTCGTACCGAATATTATCTGGAACCGGGAGCTTTGCCGACAGTCGAAAACGCTTCCATAAAACTCGATCTGTATCGGCGGGATTTTACCATCAATACCCTTGCCATTGCGCTGAACGGACCCCATTTCGGGGAGCTTCTCGACTATTTCGGAGGCCAGAACGATCTGCGGGGAAAAGCCATCCGGGTTTTGCACAATCTTAGTTTTGTGGAGGATCCGACCCGTATGTTTCGTGCCATACGGTTCGAGCAGCGCCTTGGCTTTCAAATGGGGCGGCATACCGTGCATTTGCTCAAGAGTGCCGTGCGCATGGGGTTCCTCGACAAGATCAGCGGGCCGCGGGTTTTCAACGAGTTGGTGTTGATTTTTCGGGAGTCGGATCCATTGCCGGCCATGCGACGCCTGGATGAACTCGGATTGCTGGCTTTTATCCATCCCACATTGTCGGTGCGTCACTTGTCGGACGGGACGTTTGCCGCTGCCAAGCAGGCTGTCGACTGGTATGAATTGCTTTATACGGGAGAACGCTGTCAGCGTTGGAAAGTTTTCTTTTTATGTTTGCTTTCCGATCTGGATCATGGCGAAGTACAACAGATTGTGCAACGTCTGGCCATGCCGCCGCAGTGCGAGGAGTTCTTCGGTTCTGAACGGGACGCTGCGACTCGGATATTGAATCAGATCGAATGGCGCAGCATGCAATCGTATCGATGGCGCGACAGCGATATCCATGCCTTACTCAAAGACTTGCCTGTTGAAGCGCTTCTGTACGGTATGGCGATTACCGAACATGAAGAAGCCCGTCGCACTATTTCTCATTTCATTACGCACCTTCGTCATGTGAAATGCCTTTTGCGGGGGCACGATCTGCAATCTTTGGGATTGGCGCCCGGACCGATTTACCGGGAGATCTTCGATGCGTTACTCGACGTGCGTCTGGACGGGCAGGTCGTCACGCGTGAGGATGAATTGCAGTTCGTAACAAATCGCTATGTGGAGAAAATAGAGGAAAAACCCTCGAGATAA
- a CDS encoding site-2 protease family protein, giving the protein MDLFFQKLSIILVPGLLAITVHEVAHGWVAERLGDPTARLLGRLTLNPFKHVDPIGTLLLFFIGFGWARPVPVNPGNLKDPRRNMMWVALGGPTANLGLALLSALVLRGLGPLSGAAAHGGLALVVDPLVLMAAFSLYVNVILMVINLMPIPPLDGGRVLIGLLPEKPAAAVARLEPFGFFAVILLFFFSPLSERVLLPVVVSVTSVLAGPQWFLVQKVFVMLFRS; this is encoded by the coding sequence ATGGATCTGTTTTTTCAAAAATTGTCGATTATCCTGGTGCCGGGTCTGCTGGCCATCACCGTGCATGAGGTGGCTCATGGCTGGGTTGCGGAACGTTTGGGGGATCCGACCGCGCGCTTGCTCGGTCGCCTGACCCTTAATCCCTTCAAGCATGTCGATCCTATCGGCACCTTGTTGCTGTTTTTCATCGGCTTTGGCTGGGCGCGTCCGGTACCGGTCAACCCCGGCAACCTCAAAGACCCGCGTCGCAATATGATGTGGGTAGCTCTTGGCGGTCCGACAGCCAATCTGGGATTGGCTTTATTGTCCGCTCTGGTTCTGCGGGGACTTGGACCTTTGTCGGGTGCGGCGGCGCATGGCGGTCTGGCTCTGGTGGTCGATCCTCTGGTGCTGATGGCGGCATTCAGCTTGTATGTCAACGTCATTCTGATGGTGATAAATCTTATGCCGATACCGCCGCTGGATGGAGGCCGGGTGTTGATCGGTCTTTTGCCGGAAAAACCCGCTGCGGCTGTGGCACGGCTCGAGCCTTTCGGGTTTTTCGCGGTTATCCTTCTGTTCTTTTTCTCGCCGTTGTCGGAACGTGTACTTTTGCCGGTAGTGGTGTCTGTGACATCCGTGCTTGCGGGTCCGCAATGGTTTCTGGTGCAGAAAGTCTTCGTCATGCTTTTCAGGTCGTAA
- a CDS encoding segregation and condensation protein A, whose translation MSYQVELEVFKGPLDLLLHLIKKHEMDIYDIPIAEITAQYLAALDTMKSLNLDIAGEFLVMASTLVHIKSRMLLPLEVDPELEEDDVDPRAELVQRLLEYQRYKEVAVALDEYDMLGRDVFNRSCHDAAADEANDGPLQPVGVFELVNALQELLKESPPERVHEVVRERLTVAERVSMLLKLLKDNQSLAFDALLPELPDREELVVTFLAMLELVKLRMIRIMQNQRCGAIWLFSAMSDSVGELPLQDETFGYC comes from the coding sequence ATGTCCTACCAAGTCGAGCTTGAGGTTTTCAAGGGACCCCTGGATCTCTTGCTGCACCTTATTAAAAAGCATGAGATGGATATCTACGATATCCCCATTGCCGAGATTACCGCGCAATACCTTGCGGCGCTGGATACCATGAAATCCCTGAATCTCGATATTGCAGGCGAATTTCTGGTCATGGCCTCGACGCTTGTACATATCAAGTCACGCATGCTGCTGCCGCTTGAAGTGGATCCGGAATTGGAAGAGGACGATGTCGACCCTCGGGCGGAACTTGTTCAGCGGTTACTTGAATATCAACGTTATAAAGAGGTAGCCGTGGCCCTGGATGAATACGATATGCTTGGGCGCGATGTATTTAATCGTTCCTGTCATGATGCGGCAGCGGATGAGGCGAATGACGGCCCATTGCAGCCCGTCGGTGTTTTTGAACTGGTCAACGCCCTGCAGGAGCTACTTAAAGAATCGCCGCCCGAGCGGGTTCATGAGGTCGTTCGGGAACGACTTACGGTTGCCGAGCGCGTGAGCATGCTGTTGAAGCTTCTGAAAGACAATCAGAGTCTGGCCTTTGATGCCTTGTTGCCCGAACTGCCTGATCGCGAGGAGCTGGTGGTTACCTTTCTGGCCATGCTGGAGTTGGTCAAATTGCGCATGATTCGCATTATGCAAAATCAGCGCTGTGGAGCCATCTGGCTCTTTTCCGCGATGTCCGACTCGGTCGGTGAATTGCCGCTCCAGGATGAGACTTTTGGATACTGTTGA
- the scpB gene encoding SMC-Scp complex subunit ScpB codes for MDTVELKAIIEALLFAAPGPVRLEQLALAADADPARVAPLLAELETEYLRAGRGFVLVELAEGYQLRTRPEHAEWVRRLHSSRPTRLSRAALEALAIIAYQQPVTRADIDYLRGVDSGGVVKSLLDKRLVRIVGKKDVPGRPLLYGTSREFLEFFGLRSLSDLPTLKEFTELTKESESLLFDFDAGAGGATASSEQA; via the coding sequence TTGGATACTGTTGAGCTTAAAGCCATTATTGAAGCGCTGCTTTTCGCTGCTCCGGGGCCCGTTCGCCTTGAGCAGTTGGCATTGGCCGCCGATGCCGACCCTGCACGGGTGGCACCTCTGCTGGCAGAGCTCGAAACCGAATATCTTCGGGCCGGCCGGGGTTTCGTGCTGGTCGAATTGGCAGAAGGGTATCAACTGCGCACGCGGCCGGAGCATGCAGAGTGGGTGCGACGTCTTCATAGCAGCCGCCCGACGCGTCTTTCCCGCGCAGCACTGGAGGCCCTTGCCATTATTGCCTACCAGCAACCGGTGACGCGGGCCGACATCGATTATCTGCGCGGTGTCGATTCCGGTGGGGTTGTCAAGAGCCTGCTGGATAAACGGCTGGTGCGGATCGTGGGAAAAAAAGATGTCCCGGGTCGCCCCTTGTTGTACGGTACCAGCAGGGAGTTTCTGGAGTTTTTCGGTCTGCGCTCCCTGAGCGACCTTCCAACGCTCAAAGAGTTTACGGAGCTGACCAAGGAAAGCGAAAGTTTACTGTTCGATTTTGACGCCGGCGCCGGCGGGGCAACGGCATCGTCCGAACAAGCCTGA
- a CDS encoding pseudouridine synthase: MKQRLQKLIAAAGLTSRRRAEEWIANGRVTVNGRVAELGAQADPDKDRILVDNRPLPQAEEPVCVLLHKPVGYVTSRRDPQGRPVVTDLLGKFRARLFPVGRLDLNTEGLLLLTNDGDLAWRLSHPSHEVCKTYLVRVQGSLSCEARRQLQEGVLLEEGVTAPAKVARVRQAGSHTWMELSIHEGRNRQVRRMCEAVGCPVSRLKRIRYAFLDLGDLRPGQHRQLSRNEVARLKKL; encoded by the coding sequence ATGAAACAACGATTGCAAAAACTTATTGCCGCCGCCGGACTGACTTCCCGGCGCAGGGCCGAGGAGTGGATCGCCAATGGCCGGGTAACGGTTAACGGTCGGGTGGCCGAACTCGGTGCCCAGGCGGATCCTGATAAGGATCGCATCCTGGTGGACAATCGCCCGTTGCCGCAGGCCGAGGAACCCGTGTGTGTGCTTTTGCACAAGCCGGTCGGTTATGTCACCAGCCGTCGGGATCCGCAAGGCAGGCCCGTGGTCACCGATCTGTTGGGCAAATTCCGGGCCCGCCTGTTTCCAGTGGGGCGTCTCGATTTGAATACCGAGGGCTTGTTGTTATTGACCAATGATGGAGATCTGGCCTGGCGTCTGAGTCATCCCAGTCACGAGGTCTGTAAAACCTACCTGGTCAGGGTGCAGGGCAGTCTCTCTTGCGAGGCGCGACGCCAGCTGCAAGAAGGTGTGTTGTTGGAGGAGGGGGTGACGGCACCGGCTAAGGTAGCGCGGGTTCGACAGGCTGGCAGTCATACATGGATGGAGTTGAGTATCCATGAAGGACGTAACCGGCAAGTCAGGCGCATGTGCGAAGCGGTAGGATGCCCTGTGAGCCGCTTGAAGCGTATACGTTATGCCTTTCTCGATCTGGGGGACTTGCGTCCGGGACAGCATCGGCAACTGAGTCGTAATGAGGTGGCCCGACTCAAAAAGCTGTAG
- a CDS encoding tetratricopeptide repeat protein: MSKKDKLLQAAQKNIQKGQWLKAAKDYKKVLDLDSKDMRIRQRMAELYNRAGLSAEALEAYEVVAKHYANNGFYLKAIAVYKQMQKIDPSQSRIYGCLAQLNEKQGLVGNALGEYRQLAEIYEKSGNVEELNATLRKMIELDPQNSGLHLRLCQSCLENGISDEANDALQAALVVLEELKKPAATNKMKDLVLAHLPEDMTLKNHIGRILLLCDQPEDTVALLAGEIDRHPADKEMLQVLALAYRQMDDFTSERHLCEQLILQEPDNLDYQESFARSCLDSGDDQAALDCLEGLKENFLAQGRTAVLKEFYEKLQVMRGEDEAVRQALHQIYENTGEGGKLFDLLSDEAPRPVASDVAEDSQIGDSGEWFGDASLEMDEGVVGEDKESADQQEDMVVASGEETFAEKPLLPEQEPLLSVEESEDFVDASVEPVVEAVADDDLEPVPLAEEKDAEIELEFDLDLETSEDFALVEDLPEATLIEDPDGIELQIEDLDPDPDGIELQIEDPDSDEIELQSNSDFAGPDPGGEEDTPQTGAPFHDPFAAGDVGSAPVAEASEASDIEDSFAGMDDGLADLQKELGEVFEMDSFDLDDDDDEPDLTTDLEEAEFYLQQDFLEDAFKKCQSLLERHPNNREVRELLQQVEERMAEQQPAADAPSEEVAAVPEETAPEVPDDGKDRSRLEGNISAFKKGIEDAVAQDDCETHYELGIAYKEMGLFDEAMDEFSKAMGHPSRYVDALTLTGICLSSKGLFDQAAELFKKGLHREALDEGDRLNLYFELGQLYVAWGRPLEALDSFQQVADADLSYRDVGDQICKLREELGLDDGGDSGGSAGGSGSNRVSYL; the protein is encoded by the coding sequence TTGTCCAAAAAGGATAAGCTGCTTCAGGCGGCGCAAAAAAATATTCAAAAAGGTCAGTGGCTCAAGGCTGCGAAAGACTATAAAAAAGTTCTTGATCTTGACTCTAAGGACATGCGCATTCGTCAGCGCATGGCCGAGTTGTATAACCGTGCCGGTTTATCTGCCGAGGCTTTGGAAGCTTACGAAGTCGTTGCCAAACATTATGCGAATAATGGCTTTTATCTGAAGGCCATCGCCGTCTACAAGCAGATGCAGAAGATCGATCCTTCGCAATCCCGGATTTACGGGTGCCTTGCTCAGTTGAACGAAAAGCAGGGACTCGTTGGCAATGCTCTCGGGGAATACCGCCAACTGGCGGAGATTTACGAGAAATCGGGGAACGTCGAGGAGTTGAACGCAACCCTGCGCAAGATGATAGAGCTGGATCCGCAAAACAGCGGGTTGCATTTGCGACTTTGCCAGTCTTGCCTGGAAAACGGCATTTCGGACGAAGCCAACGATGCGCTACAGGCTGCTCTTGTCGTGTTGGAGGAGCTTAAAAAGCCGGCGGCGACCAATAAGATGAAGGATCTGGTTCTGGCTCATTTGCCGGAGGATATGACTCTGAAAAATCATATCGGCCGCATTTTGCTGCTCTGCGATCAGCCGGAAGATACGGTGGCTCTTCTGGCGGGGGAGATAGATCGGCATCCGGCGGATAAAGAAATGCTTCAGGTGCTGGCTCTTGCTTATCGTCAAATGGACGATTTCACCAGTGAACGGCACCTGTGCGAGCAACTGATTTTACAGGAGCCGGACAATCTCGATTACCAGGAGTCCTTTGCGCGGTCCTGCCTTGACAGCGGCGATGATCAGGCGGCACTCGATTGTCTCGAAGGCTTGAAAGAAAACTTCCTGGCGCAGGGGCGCACCGCGGTTCTCAAGGAATTTTACGAAAAACTGCAGGTTATGCGCGGCGAAGATGAGGCCGTCCGTCAAGCGTTGCATCAGATCTACGAAAATACCGGCGAAGGGGGCAAGCTTTTCGATCTGCTTTCCGATGAAGCGCCCAGGCCCGTTGCGTCCGATGTCGCTGAAGATAGCCAGATAGGCGATTCCGGCGAATGGTTTGGCGATGCGTCGTTGGAGATGGACGAAGGCGTGGTTGGCGAAGACAAAGAATCCGCCGACCAGCAAGAGGACATGGTTGTTGCGAGCGGCGAAGAAACCTTCGCAGAAAAACCATTGTTACCGGAGCAGGAACCGCTTCTTTCGGTGGAAGAAAGCGAAGATTTTGTCGATGCATCCGTCGAGCCTGTTGTTGAAGCCGTTGCGGACGATGATTTAGAGCCTGTCCCGCTTGCCGAGGAGAAGGATGCCGAAATCGAACTGGAGTTCGATCTCGATCTGGAAACCTCGGAAGACTTTGCCTTGGTCGAGGACCTTCCGGAAGCCACGCTGATTGAAGATCCCGATGGAATCGAGTTGCAGATTGAAGATCTCGATCCTGATCCTGATGGAATCGAGCTGCAGATTGAAGATCCCGATTCCGATGAAATCGAGTTGCAGAGCAACAGTGATTTTGCTGGACCGGATCCCGGTGGCGAAGAGGACACGCCTCAAACAGGTGCACCTTTTCATGACCCCTTTGCTGCTGGCGACGTCGGTTCCGCACCTGTGGCCGAGGCTTCCGAAGCCTCCGACATAGAGGATAGTTTCGCCGGTATGGACGACGGGCTTGCCGATCTTCAAAAGGAGCTCGGCGAGGTGTTCGAGATGGATTCATTCGATCTGGACGACGATGACGATGAGCCCGATTTGACCACCGATCTGGAAGAAGCCGAATTCTATCTGCAACAGGATTTTCTGGAGGATGCGTTCAAGAAATGTCAATCGTTGCTGGAGCGGCATCCCAACAATCGTGAAGTCCGGGAGCTGCTGCAGCAGGTTGAAGAACGTATGGCTGAACAGCAGCCTGCGGCCGATGCTCCCTCCGAGGAGGTAGCTGCCGTACCTGAAGAGACCGCTCCGGAGGTGCCCGACGACGGCAAGGATCGGAGTCGGCTTGAAGGTAATATTTCCGCCTTTAAAAAGGGAATTGAGGATGCGGTCGCTCAGGATGATTGCGAGACGCATTACGAACTCGGTATCGCTTATAAGGAAATGGGCCTTTTTGATGAAGCCATGGACGAGTTCAGCAAAGCCATGGGACATCCCAGCCGTTATGTGGATGCCTTGACGTTGACCGGTATCTGTCTGTCGAGCAAAGGTCTTTTTGACCAGGCTGCAGAGCTGTTCAAAAAAGGTCTGCACCGCGAGGCTCTGGACGAAGGCGACAGGCTTAACCTTTATTTTGAGCTGGGGCAGTTGTACGTTGCATGGGGGCGTCCCCTGGAAGCCCTGGATAGTTTTCAGCAGGTTGCCGATGCCGACTTGTCCTATCGGGATGTGGGCGATCAGATCTGCAAGTTGCGTGAGGAGCTTGGCCTCGATGATGGAGGTGACTCCGGAGGTTCGGCAGGTGGTTCCGGAAGCAATCGCGTTTCGTACCTGTAA
- a CDS encoding ExeA family protein — translation MSYLEHFGLDREPFSNAPDARFYYHSEQHRQAMLRLMHVVDSNKGLAVVIGGVGTGKTTLARRMLDHLDEEHYVSSLLVMVHSGVTPEWILTRIALQLGVENPAPDRMTLLKQLYDRLIEIDASGRKAVVLIDEAQMLQTRELMEEFRGLLNLEIPAKKLLNILFFGLPEVEDCLRLDEPLAQRVAVKYRLHSYTHATAEAYIGHRLQVAGARDAIIDPETVPIIHNYAGGVPRLINTICDNCLFEAFLRKHDQVSAAIVESVAGDLGLSRNPAQPSAAEGLEEDFEDIDDIDEMLDSLERKF, via the coding sequence ATGAGTTATCTTGAGCATTTCGGTCTGGACCGGGAGCCTTTCTCCAATGCACCGGATGCACGTTTTTATTACCACAGTGAGCAGCACCGACAGGCCATGTTGCGCTTGATGCATGTGGTCGATTCCAACAAGGGACTTGCTGTGGTGATCGGTGGCGTGGGTACGGGGAAGACGACCCTTGCCCGCAGGATGCTCGATCACCTTGACGAGGAACACTATGTGTCGTCGTTGCTGGTTATGGTTCACTCCGGAGTCACGCCGGAGTGGATTCTGACCCGCATTGCATTGCAACTCGGGGTGGAAAATCCGGCTCCTGATCGCATGACTCTGCTTAAACAACTCTATGATCGGTTGATTGAAATCGATGCTTCAGGCCGTAAGGCCGTCGTGCTTATCGATGAAGCGCAAATGCTGCAAACGCGTGAGCTCATGGAGGAGTTTCGCGGGCTTTTAAATCTTGAGATTCCGGCAAAGAAGCTTCTCAATATTCTGTTCTTCGGGCTCCCCGAGGTCGAAGATTGCTTACGACTGGACGAACCGCTGGCGCAACGGGTAGCGGTCAAGTACCGGTTGCATTCCTATACCCATGCTACCGCCGAAGCCTACATCGGGCATCGTTTGCAGGTTGCCGGTGCCCGTGATGCGATCATCGATCCCGAGACTGTTCCGATCATACATAATTATGCCGGCGGCGTTCCGCGTTTGATCAATACCATCTGTGATAATTGTTTGTTTGAGGCCTTTTTGCGCAAACATGACCAGGTTAGCGCCGCTATCGTGGAGAGTGTGGCCGGAGACCTGGGCTTGTCCCGAAACCCCGCCCAGCCGTCGGCAGCCGAAGGCCTTGAGGAGGATTTCGAGGATATTGACGATATCGACGAGATGCTTGACTCCCTCGAACGAAAATTCTGA